CGGCGATGAGACCCCGCACGCCGTACCGGGTGTTCCGGGTGGTGGCGCTCGCCGTCGTGGTGGTCGCGCTGCTCGCCCCGCTGCTGTGGATGATCGCCGCGTCGTTCAAGACCAACGTCGACATCTACGACACCGGCAAGGCACTCCTGTTCTCGCCCACCCTGGACAACTACGTGACCGTCCTGCGGCAGGCCAACTACGTGCAGTTCATCGGCAACAGCCTGTGGGTGGCGTTCGCGGCCACCGTGCTGTCGCTGATCCTCGGGGTGCCGGCGGCCTACTCGATGAGCCGGTTCAACATGCGCAAGTCGGCGCTCGTCGTGCTGATGGCCCGGGTCATCCCCGGCGTCTCCCTGCTGGTGCCCTGGTACTACGTGTTCTCCAACGTGCGGATGGTCGGCGGCTTCACCGTCCTGATCCTCAGCCACATGTTCGTGTCGCTGCCGCTGGTCGTCTACATCATGATGGGCTTCTTCGACGGCATGCCCCTCGAACTCGAGGAGGCCGCCCTGGTCGACGGCCTCACCCACATCGGCGCGTTCCGCCGGATCACCCTGCCCCTGGCCGTGCCGGGCGTCGCGACGGCCGGCATCCTCTCCTTCATCTTCTCCTGGAACAACTTCATGTTCGCCCTCGTGCTCTCCGGCGCCGACACCAAGACC
This genomic stretch from Micromonospora krabiensis harbors:
- a CDS encoding carbohydrate ABC transporter permease, which encodes MRPRTPYRVFRVVALAVVVVALLAPLLWMIAASFKTNVDIYDTGKALLFSPTLDNYVTVLRQANYVQFIGNSLWVAFAATVLSLILGVPAAYSMSRFNMRKSALVVLMARVIPGVSLLVPWYYVFSNVRMVGGFTVLILSHMFVSLPLVVYIMMGFFDGMPLELEEAALVDGLTHIGAFRRITLPLAVPGVATAGILSFIFSWNNFMFALVLSGADTKTLPVAIFDFVGYASIDWGGLMAAATVVTLPIMLIALFVQKYVVSGLTAGATKG